DNA from Paludisphaera mucosa:
GGTCGACCACGACCACCACGACGACCGTCACGCCGACGATCACCGACCCGGCTCCGACGCCGGCTCCCGCACCGGCCCCGGCCCCGGCTCCTGCACCCGCCCCGGCTCCGGCTCCGGCCCCGACCTCGCCCACGAAGGTCACCGTCAACAAGCAGGCCGCGGCCCGCGCCGCCGCCGCGGCCCGGATGGCCGCACAGCGAGCCGCCCGTGCGGCCGCCCACGCCCCCGCCGGGAGGACGGCCACGGTCAAGCGGACTCCGCCCCGCTTCGCCGGCAACCGCTGAAGCCCAGCGACCCAGCTCGCCGATCGTTGAGCGCAGGAAAGAGGCCGGACCGAAAGGTCCGGCCTCTTCTCATTTCGAAGCGTCGGCTCAGCCGCCCGCCAGCGAGGTGATCACCTGGATGTAGGGCAGGAAGACGGCAAGGATGATGAACAGGACGAACCCGGCGAGGATCAGCACCAGCAGAGGCTGGATCAGCTGGCCGAGGTTCTTGACCATGTAGGTCACCTGCTCCTCGTACTCGTCGGCCAGGTGGGCCAGGCTCTCGGGGAGCTTCCCGGTCTCCTCGCCCGACTCGAGGATCGCGATGACGTCGGGCCCGAACTGCCGGCTCGGCGCCAGGGCGACGCTCAGCTCGCGGCCCTGCATCACGAGCGGTTTCGCGGCCTCCACGGCCTGTCGCATCGGGGTCATCGAGAGGGCCTGGGCCGTCAGGTCCATCGACCCGCCCACGTCGACGCCGGCGTCCAGCAGGCTGCCCAGGGTCCGGGCGAAGCGGCTCACGTCGAGCTTGCGGAAGATGGAGCCCAGCACCGGGATCCGCAGCAGGACGCGGTCCAGGATGTTCTTGCCGGAAGACGTCCCGTACCACTTCAGGAGAGCGAACGGGACGCCGACGATGAGCACGGGGAGGAGCCACCAGCCGCCGGCTCCAAGGAACTTGCTGAAGCCGATGAGGATTCGGCTGACCGCGGGTAGCTGGGCCTTCTTGCTGATGTCCGAAAGCAGCGACGCGAACATCGGCAGGATGTAGACCGCCATCAGGCAGGCGATGGTCGTCGCCATGGCCAGGACGATCAGGGGGTAGATCATGGCCGACCGCGCCTGGCGGATCAGGCGCTGGCGGGCCTCGAACGTCTGGCTCAGGAGCTTCAGGGTCTCGGGGACGCCGCCGCGGGCCTCGGCGACCCGGATCATGCTCTGGAACATGGGGCCGAACGCGGCGCGTTCGGGGGCCGTCGCGTCGTCGAGCGTCGCCCCGGCGCGGATCCGGGTCCGCATCCGCTCGACGACGGGGCCCAGTGCGGTCCCCTGATACTGGCGTCCCAGGCTTGAGAGGGCCCGGTCGTAATCGACGCCGGCGTTGAGGTACGAGCCGAACTGACGGCAGAACTGCGAGAGCTGCCCCGAGCTGACGCGGCCGAACAGGATCCGCTCGTACCACTTCGGGCCCGGCTCGACGACCTCCATCTTCAGAGGATCATCGCCCTGCCTGCGGGTCGGCCGGGCCTTCGGGGCCCTGGGAGGCCCGGGCGTCGGCTGGAAGACCGAGTCGCCCGCGCCGGCCCGGGGAGGGTTGCGGGGAGGCCGCCCGGCGGGGTCGGCGTCCGGTTTGGGCTTGGGTCGCGGTCGCCTGGGTTCGATCGGATCGACGTCTTCCGGGTCGTGACTCATGGAGAGGCTCCGCGATCCGAGGCTCGGGGTGACTGCCGACGGGTCAAGGAGTCCAGCGAAGGACGGGCGTCTTGGCGGCCTTGACTTCGTCAAGCCGGCTGACCGGCGTGGAGACGGGGGCGTCGTGCAGCGACTCGGGGTCTTCCAGGGCGATCGCCTTGAGCGCGGCGGCGAAGGCTTCGAGCGTGTCGCGGCTCTCGGTCTCGGTCGGCTCGATCATCAGGGCTTCCGAGACGATGAGCGGGAAGTACACCGTCGGCGCGTGGAAGTTGTAGTCGATGAGCCGCTTGCCGACGTCCATCGCGCGGATGCCGCGATCCTTGGCGAGCGACCGGCAGGACGCGACGAACTCGTGCATGCAGCGCGTCCCGCAGGGCACCGGGTAGACGTCGCGGACGAGGCCGAGCAGGTAGTTGGCGTTGAGGACCGCGTGCTGTGCGACCCGCTTGAGGCCGTCGGGACCCTGGCTGCGGATGTAGCAGTAGGCCCGGAAGAGCACGCCGGTGTTGCCGAAGAACGCCCGCACCCGGCCGATCGACTTGGGGCGGTCCTCGTCGAGGAAATAGGTGCCGTCGTCCTTGCGACCGACGATCGGAGCGGGCAGATACGGGGCGAGCTTACTGCGGACGGCGATGGGGCCAGCGCCGGGGCCGCCGCCGCCGTGGGGGCCCGAGAACGTCTTGTGCGGGTTGTAGTGCATCAGGTCGACGCCCATGTCGCCGGGCCGGACGACGCCGAGGATGGCGTTCATGTTGGCCCCGTCGAGGTAGAGCAGCGCCCCGCGTTCGTGCAGCAGCTTGGCGATCTCGCCGATCTGGGGGTCGAAGAGCCCGACCGTGTTCGGGTTCGTGATCATGAACACGGCGACGTCGTCGGAGAGCTTCGACTTGAAGTCCTCCAGGTCGACGAGGCCCCGGCCGTCGCTCTTGACGGTGACGGTCTCGAAGCCCGCGAGATGGGCCGAGGCCGGGTTGGTGCCGTGGGCGCTGTCGGGGATGAGGACCTGGGTCCGTTTCCGGCCCGGCTCCTGGTCGCGGAAATAGGCGGCGGCCACGAACAGCGCGGCCAGCTCGCCCTGCGCGCCGGCGGCGGGTTGGAGGCTCACGGCGTCGAGCCCGGCGACCTCGGCCAGGTCGTCCTGGAGCCCGTAGAGGATGGCGAGCAGGCCCTGGAGCGTCGAGTCGTCCTGGTAGGGATGCTGGGCGCCGAGCCCCGGCAGGCCGGCCAGACGCTCGTTGCGCTTGGGGTTGTACTTCATCGTGCACGAGCCGAGCGGGTAGAAATTCCCGTCGATCGACATGTTGAGCGCCGAGAGGTTCGTGTAATGGCGCACGACGTCGAGCTCGCTCAGCTCGGGCAGGGGGGGGGCCGACTTCTGGAGGTGGGCGGGCGGGATGAGGTCGTCGAGCGAGGCGGCCGGGACGTCGGAGGTG
Protein-coding regions in this window:
- a CDS encoding type II secretion system F family protein — protein: MSHDPEDVDPIEPRRPRPKPKPDADPAGRPPRNPPRAGAGDSVFQPTPGPPRAPKARPTRRQGDDPLKMEVVEPGPKWYERILFGRVSSGQLSQFCRQFGSYLNAGVDYDRALSSLGRQYQGTALGPVVERMRTRIRAGATLDDATAPERAAFGPMFQSMIRVAEARGGVPETLKLLSQTFEARQRLIRQARSAMIYPLIVLAMATTIACLMAVYILPMFASLLSDISKKAQLPAVSRILIGFSKFLGAGGWWLLPVLIVGVPFALLKWYGTSSGKNILDRVLLRIPVLGSIFRKLDVSRFARTLGSLLDAGVDVGGSMDLTAQALSMTPMRQAVEAAKPLVMQGRELSVALAPSRQFGPDVIAILESGEETGKLPESLAHLADEYEEQVTYMVKNLGQLIQPLLVLILAGFVLFIILAVFLPYIQVITSLAGG
- the gcvPB gene encoding aminomethyl-transferring glycine dehydrogenase subunit GcvPB, giving the protein MYKLDLQPLLFESSRPGRFTAVLPTSDVPAASLDDLIPPAHLQKSAPPLPELSELDVVRHYTNLSALNMSIDGNFYPLGSCTMKYNPKRNERLAGLPGLGAQHPYQDDSTLQGLLAILYGLQDDLAEVAGLDAVSLQPAAGAQGELAALFVAAAYFRDQEPGRKRTQVLIPDSAHGTNPASAHLAGFETVTVKSDGRGLVDLEDFKSKLSDDVAVFMITNPNTVGLFDPQIGEIAKLLHERGALLYLDGANMNAILGVVRPGDMGVDLMHYNPHKTFSGPHGGGGPGAGPIAVRSKLAPYLPAPIVGRKDDGTYFLDEDRPKSIGRVRAFFGNTGVLFRAYCYIRSQGPDGLKRVAQHAVLNANYLLGLVRDVYPVPCGTRCMHEFVASCRSLAKDRGIRAMDVGKRLIDYNFHAPTVYFPLIVSEALMIEPTETESRDTLEAFAAALKAIALEDPESLHDAPVSTPVSRLDEVKAAKTPVLRWTP